One segment of Shewanella piezotolerans WP3 DNA contains the following:
- a CDS encoding helix-turn-helix transcriptional regulator → MQDTIQYWHPQIVKEMELSKACFNNFVFDQHVHLDYHLGVVDYGCQEYRHKGASYRLSPQQISTLNPDESHNGFSFLDSGYRAHVMSLPLHYVASLETEFKQPLFFNQPLYPDSQLYRYFLMVHNQLTLANDHVSPLQTETLLMAFMTELFSRNNEVSLSQPKLHRLSTAQLETVKSLFHNDIGANFDLASLANTVALSKFQFLRQFKSATGMTPHAYLKRMRLEYAKKALLSGRSVSDTAHQVGFFDQSHFNKAFKHAYLTTPALFQRQA, encoded by the coding sequence ATGCAAGACACGATTCAATACTGGCACCCACAAATAGTTAAAGAGATGGAGCTAAGCAAAGCTTGCTTCAACAATTTTGTTTTCGATCAGCACGTACACCTAGATTACCACCTTGGTGTCGTAGATTACGGTTGCCAAGAATATCGCCATAAGGGAGCAAGTTATCGTTTAAGTCCGCAGCAAATATCGACCTTAAACCCGGATGAAAGCCACAATGGCTTTAGCTTTCTAGACAGTGGCTATAGAGCACATGTCATGTCTTTGCCACTTCACTATGTGGCCAGCCTTGAAACAGAATTTAAGCAACCGTTATTCTTCAATCAACCACTCTATCCTGATAGCCAATTGTACCGCTACTTCCTCATGGTTCATAACCAGTTAACCCTTGCTAATGACCACGTCAGCCCCTTACAAACTGAAACCCTATTAATGGCTTTTATGACGGAGTTATTCAGCAGAAATAACGAAGTATCTTTATCGCAGCCTAAGCTTCACCGTTTATCGACAGCGCAATTAGAGACCGTAAAGTCACTGTTTCACAATGACATAGGTGCTAATTTTGATCTAGCGTCTCTCGCTAATACTGTCGCGCTAAGTAAGTTTCAGTTTTTAAGACAATTTAAAAGTGCTACCGGTATGACGCCCCATGCATACTTAAAACGGATGCGGTTAGAATATGCCAAGAAGGCACTATTAAGTGGAAGGAGTGTCAGTGATACTGCTCATCAAGTTGGATTTTTTGACCAAAGTCATTTCAATAAAGCCTTTAAACATGCCTATTTAACGACTCCGGCGCTATTTCAACGCCAGGCATAA
- the nadE gene encoding ammonia-dependent NAD(+) synthetase, translating to MKGQILREMKVLNAIDPAFEVQRRVAFIKTKLKQSNTQSLVLGISGGVDSSLAGRLCQLAVDEINADTDGSGYQFIAVRLPYDIQKDEDEAQLACQFIKPSKQVTVNVKDGVNGIHSETLSAIEMAGIVLPDNTNIDFVKGNVKARMRMVAQYEIAGLVAGLVVGTDHSAENITGFYTKWGDGACDLAPLFGLNKRQVRTLAHFLGAPDILVNKAPTADLEEGQPQLEDEIALGLTYDQIDDFLEGKEVSEAVNDRLVSIYRATQHKRDAIPTIYD from the coding sequence GTGAAAGGACAGATTTTAAGGGAAATGAAAGTACTTAATGCAATTGACCCTGCTTTTGAAGTACAAAGACGAGTCGCATTTATTAAAACCAAGCTTAAACAATCTAATACTCAGTCATTGGTATTGGGGATTAGTGGCGGTGTCGACTCCTCTCTAGCCGGGCGTTTATGCCAATTGGCTGTCGATGAAATTAATGCTGATACCGATGGCTCTGGTTACCAATTTATTGCCGTGCGTTTACCTTATGATATCCAAAAAGATGAAGATGAAGCACAATTGGCTTGTCAATTTATCAAACCTTCTAAACAAGTAACTGTTAATGTAAAAGACGGCGTCAACGGTATTCATTCAGAAACCTTGAGTGCAATTGAGATGGCTGGGATAGTGTTACCAGATAACACTAACATTGATTTTGTAAAAGGCAATGTTAAAGCCAGAATGCGGATGGTTGCGCAATATGAAATCGCTGGGCTTGTTGCTGGGTTAGTTGTAGGTACAGACCATAGTGCAGAAAATATTACTGGTTTTTATACTAAATGGGGTGATGGTGCATGCGACTTAGCACCGTTATTTGGCTTGAATAAGCGCCAAGTACGCACTCTGGCACATTTTTTAGGTGCACCAGATATTTTGGTCAATAAAGCTCCGACAGCAGATCTTGAAGAGGGACAGCCTCAGCTTGAAGATGAAATTGCATTAGGCTTAACCTATGATCAGATTGATGACTTTCTTGAAGGAAAGGAAGTGAGTGAGGCTGTCAATGATCGCTTAGTGAGTATCTATCGTGCGACGCAACATAAACGTGACGCAATCCCTACCATCTACGATTAA
- a CDS encoding DUF6942 family protein, translating into MIGTQQASTCFYLPTPPELTEKWSHLDVDATQALIELNGNHWRKVLTIMAKIVVKEQDWRQYRDRHLLKQGESIAIGANNLCREAQLHIICGKKSADDLNLDSAEFVPLDMQGTSLLKHPNKDIYLCPYLDYRQFPNIQINLLRQALGLAPLN; encoded by the coding sequence ATGATTGGAACTCAACAAGCTAGCACTTGCTTTTACCTCCCGACCCCACCTGAACTCACAGAGAAATGGAGTCATCTTGATGTAGATGCCACTCAAGCATTAATCGAGTTGAACGGTAACCACTGGCGCAAAGTTTTAACTATCATGGCTAAAATTGTAGTCAAAGAACAAGATTGGCGACAATATCGCGATAGGCATCTTTTAAAGCAAGGTGAGTCTATTGCTATCGGTGCTAACAACCTGTGCCGCGAGGCGCAGCTACACATTATTTGTGGTAAAAAAAGTGCAGATGACTTAAATCTGGATAGCGCAGAGTTTGTGCCGTTAGACATGCAGGGAACCAGCTTGTTAAAGCATCCAAATAAGGACATTTATTTGTGCCCCTATTTAGATTACCGCCAGTTTCCCAATATACAAATCAATTTATTAAGACAGGCTCTAGGTCTTGCGCCACTTAACTAA